In a single window of the Gossypium hirsutum isolate 1008001.06 chromosome D02, Gossypium_hirsutum_v2.1, whole genome shotgun sequence genome:
- the LOC107909255 gene encoding protein ULTRAPETALA 1, with translation MENEVERESGSMIFSDEELIEVSGLKKGRDFIEVTCGCTSHRYGDAVGKLRVFSNGDLEITCECTPGCNEDKLTPAAFEKHSGRETARKWKNNVWVIVNGEKVSLSKTALLKYYNQASKNANGTNRSHNGRVCHRDEFVRCSRCNKERRFRLRTKEECRIHHDALADVNWKCSDLPYDRITCDDEEERASRRVYRGCTRSPTCKGCTSCVCFGCEICRFTDCSCQTCIDFTRNAKV, from the exons ATGGAGAATGAAGTAGAAAGAGAGAGTGGGTCGATGATCTTTAGCGATGAGGAGTTGATAGAGGTGAGTGGATTGAAGAAAGGAAGAGATTTTATAGAAGTCACATGTGGGTGTACCAGTCATAGGTATGGTGACGCTGTTGGCAAGCTTAGGGTTTTCTCTAATGGTGACCTTGAAATCACCTGTGAATGCACCCCTGGTTGCAATGAAG ACAAGTTGACTCCTGCTGCATTTGAGAAGCATTCTGGAAGAGAGACGGCCAGAAAGTGGAAGAATAATGTTTGGGTGATAGTTAATGGGGAGAAGGTTTCTTTATCAAAGACTGCATTGCTGAAATACTACAACCAAGCGTCTAAAAATGCCAATGGTACTAACAGATCCCATAATGGAAGAGTTTGTCACCGTGACGAGTTTGTTCGCTGTAGCAGGTGTAACAAGGAGAGAAGATTTCGATTGCGGACAAAAGAGGAATGTCGAATTCACCATGATGCTTTAGCAGATGTGAATTGGAAATGTTCGGATCTTCCATATGACAG AATAACTTGTGATGATGAAGAAGAACGAGCAAGTCGCAGGGTATACAGGGGCTGCACCCGTTCTCCAACATGCAAGGGTTGTACTTCCTGTGTGTGCTTTGGGTGTGAAATCTGTAGGTTCACTGATTGCAGTTGCCAAACTTGCATCGACTTCACTAGGAACGCCAAAGTTTGA